One Candidatus Binatus sp. DNA segment encodes these proteins:
- a CDS encoding succinate dehydrogenase, whose protein sequence is MAEPGAIAAPVAGATMSADERHWLLRRLHSLSGIVPIGGFLLFHIFENAFVLRGSEVWWKETEFTRGLPFQIAVEAAVLWIPILYHAIYGLIITATAQPNDYPYARNYQYTMQRITGILAFLFIGFHVFSTRIFYYATGTETSYERMHSFMIDPVYLTIYVVGTLACVYHLTNGIYTFSITWGLAVGPRAQRMVNRACIALGLILAIASVAIMVAFRAPA, encoded by the coding sequence ATGGCTGAACCAGGTGCAATCGCAGCTCCTGTCGCGGGAGCAACCATGAGCGCGGACGAGCGGCACTGGCTGCTCCGCCGGCTGCATTCGCTGTCGGGGATCGTCCCGATCGGCGGCTTTCTGCTGTTCCACATCTTCGAAAACGCTTTCGTGCTGCGCGGCAGCGAAGTGTGGTGGAAGGAGACCGAATTCACGCGCGGACTGCCGTTTCAGATCGCGGTCGAGGCGGCCGTGCTGTGGATTCCGATTCTGTATCACGCCATCTACGGCCTGATAATCACGGCGACGGCGCAGCCCAACGATTATCCGTATGCGCGCAATTACCAGTACACGATGCAGCGCATCACCGGGATACTGGCGTTCCTGTTCATCGGCTTTCACGTCTTCTCGACGCGCATCTTCTATTACGCCACCGGCACCGAGACCAGCTACGAGCGGATGCATTCGTTCATGATCGACCCGGTGTATTTGACGATCTACGTCGTCGGGACGCTGGCCTGCGTCTATCACCTTACCAACGGCATCTACACATTTTCGATCACGTGGGGACTCGCGGTGGGTCCTCGAGCGCAACGAATGGTTAATCGCGCGTGTATCGCGCTGGGCCTGATTCTCGCGATTGCAAGCGTCGCCATCATGGTGGCGTTCCGCGCACCCGCTTAG
- the sdhA gene encoding succinate dehydrogenase flavoprotein subunit, whose translation MPGRHIIVGGGLAGLTAAMKLAEHGESVDVFSIVPVKRSHSVCAQGGINGAVNTKGEGDSPMIHFDDTIYGGDFLANQPPVKGMCDAAPAIIYLFDRMGVMFNRTAEGLLDFRRFGGTKHHRTAFAGATTGQQLLYALDEQVRRYEVGGQVRKFEGWEMLSIVQDESGECRGIVAIDTRSLEMRAFPADTVLVATGGPGLVYGRSTQSLVNTGSAASAAYQQGAVYANGEFIQVHPTAVPGEDKNRLISESIRGEGGRVWTYREGKPWYFLEEMYPAYGNLVPRDIATRAIHKVVFEDKLGIDGNPLVYLDVSHLDPVELNRKVAGVLEIYEKFAGQDPRKVPMKIFPSMHYSMGGLWVDYDQQTNVPGLFAAGECEFQYHGANRLGANSLLSCVYGGDVASRAMVNYTKSHKSDASSRIYDSELTRQREDFDKIFKMDGPENAFALWRQLGEVMTENVTVVRYNDKLKLTDDKILEYKDRWASIGLNDKGKWANQEVLFVRQLWNMFELARPITLGALNRNESRGAHYKPDFPERDDPNFMKTTMAAWSSDGPRFSWEPVDVSLLKPRPRRYDVEKSATETKTAA comes from the coding sequence ATGCCAGGTCGTCACATAATTGTTGGAGGCGGGCTTGCGGGTTTGACCGCGGCGATGAAACTCGCGGAGCACGGCGAATCGGTCGACGTGTTCTCGATCGTGCCGGTCAAGCGATCGCATTCGGTCTGCGCGCAAGGCGGAATCAACGGCGCCGTCAATACGAAAGGCGAGGGCGATTCGCCGATGATCCACTTCGACGACACCATCTACGGCGGCGACTTCCTCGCCAATCAGCCGCCCGTCAAAGGGATGTGCGATGCGGCGCCGGCGATCATCTATCTGTTCGATCGGATGGGCGTGATGTTCAATCGCACCGCCGAGGGCCTGCTCGATTTTCGGCGGTTCGGCGGCACCAAGCATCATCGGACTGCGTTTGCCGGCGCAACCACGGGCCAGCAACTGCTCTACGCTCTGGACGAGCAAGTCCGGCGCTACGAAGTCGGCGGTCAGGTTCGCAAATTCGAAGGCTGGGAGATGCTTAGTATCGTGCAGGACGAATCGGGCGAATGCCGCGGTATCGTCGCGATCGATACGCGCTCGCTCGAGATGCGCGCGTTTCCTGCCGACACCGTGTTGGTCGCGACCGGCGGCCCCGGCCTGGTGTACGGGCGCTCGACTCAGTCGCTGGTCAATACCGGCTCGGCCGCGAGCGCCGCCTATCAGCAAGGCGCGGTTTACGCCAACGGCGAGTTCATCCAGGTGCATCCGACTGCGGTGCCGGGCGAGGACAAGAACCGGCTCATTTCCGAATCGATACGCGGCGAGGGCGGACGCGTCTGGACTTATCGCGAGGGCAAGCCCTGGTATTTTCTCGAAGAGATGTACCCGGCCTACGGCAATCTGGTGCCGCGCGATATCGCGACTCGGGCGATTCACAAGGTCGTGTTCGAGGACAAGCTCGGCATCGATGGCAATCCGCTGGTGTATCTCGACGTGAGCCATCTCGATCCTGTGGAATTGAATCGCAAGGTCGCGGGCGTGCTCGAAATTTACGAGAAGTTTGCCGGTCAGGATCCGCGCAAAGTTCCGATGAAGATTTTCCCCTCGATGCACTACTCGATGGGCGGGCTGTGGGTTGACTACGATCAGCAGACCAACGTGCCCGGACTGTTTGCCGCCGGCGAATGCGAGTTCCAGTATCACGGCGCGAATCGGCTCGGTGCGAATTCGCTTTTATCGTGCGTGTACGGCGGCGATGTCGCCTCGCGCGCGATGGTCAATTACACGAAGTCGCACAAGAGTGATGCGTCTTCACGCATTTACGATTCCGAGCTGACCCGTCAGCGCGAGGATTTCGACAAGATCTTCAAAATGGACGGACCCGAGAATGCCTTCGCGCTGTGGCGGCAACTCGGCGAGGTCATGACCGAGAACGTCACCGTCGTCCGCTACAATGACAAGCTGAAGCTCACCGACGACAAGATTCTCGAGTACAAGGATCGATGGGCTAGCATCGGGCTGAATGACAAGGGCAAGTGGGCCAACCAGGAAGTGCTGTTCGTGCGCCAGCTATGGAACATGTTCGAACTGGCGCGGCCGATCACGCTGGGCGCGCTCAATCGCAACGAATCGCGCGGCGCGCACTACAAGCCCGACTTCCCGGAGCGCGACGATCCTAATTTCATGAAAACTACCATGGCGGCGTGGTCGTCCGACGGCCCGCGCTTCAGTTGGGAGCCGGTGGACGTGAGCTTGCTCAAGCCGCGCCCGCGCCGTTACGACGTCGAAAAATCCGCGACCGAAACCAAGACCGCCGCTTAG